One window of the Calditrichota bacterium genome contains the following:
- a CDS encoding PQQ-like beta-propeller repeat protein: MSAQKCWLCVLLLGLTCAGQPQGPLYVGSTDRFVFAFDEKGKVLWKTPMPEFRVWAFSDSIWLARSFEPAVLVALEPTTGKELWRWSADGKLVGVGADSIPPDCTLVACTVETAREMVHVRLRPQTGQLVASWTRRNELPWRQPRQGAACPVPPQEELIEVAFSSSAAFGFDQDAKLVWRLPLRLEEHPCQFSLRYVVLCTERGLRVLEQRSGSILWERNYPSPVQSLIGGGEDYMQVGLADGTYWQHEVATGKSFRPSQAAPPQR, from the coding sequence ATGAGCGCGCAAAAGTGTTGGTTGTGCGTCTTGTTGCTTGGCCTCACCTGTGCCGGGCAGCCCCAGGGACCCCTGTACGTCGGTTCCACCGACAGGTTCGTATTCGCCTTTGACGAGAAGGGCAAGGTCCTGTGGAAAACTCCCATGCCGGAGTTTCGAGTATGGGCCTTCTCTGACTCGATCTGGCTGGCGCGCAGTTTCGAGCCGGCGGTCCTGGTGGCCCTCGAGCCTACGACGGGCAAGGAACTCTGGCGCTGGTCTGCTGATGGGAAGCTTGTCGGAGTGGGCGCGGACAGTATTCCGCCCGATTGCACCCTGGTGGCCTGCACCGTTGAAACTGCCAGGGAGATGGTGCACGTACGCCTCCGCCCACAGACAGGTCAGCTGGTCGCCAGCTGGACGCGCCGCAATGAGCTGCCCTGGCGACAGCCGCGCCAAGGGGCCGCATGTCCAGTGCCGCCGCAGGAGGAGCTGATCGAGGTTGCCTTTTCCTCTTCGGCCGCCTTCGGCTTCGACCAAGATGCCAAGCTGGTCTGGCGGCTTCCTTTGCGGCTGGAGGAGCATCCTTGCCAATTCTCCCTTCGCTACGTCGTCCTGTGTACCGAACGCGGTCTACGTGTCCTGGAGCAGCGAAGCGGAAGCATCTTGTGGGAAAGGAACTATCCTTCCCCCGTTCAGTCACTCATCGGCGGTGGTGAGGACTATATGCAGGTCGGCCTGGCGGACGGCACCTATTGGCAGCACGAAGTTGCCACCGGGAAGTCCTTCCGTCCCTCTCAGGCAGCGCCGCCGCAGCGGTAG